Proteins from one Sabethes cyaneus chromosome 2, idSabCyanKW18_F2, whole genome shotgun sequence genomic window:
- the LOC128734386 gene encoding tubulin-specific chaperone E, producing the protein MIPQSRLELGARIRIGQHYGTIRYIGEVANTEGEWIGVEWDDPQRGKHSGTVNGVEYFLTRNENAGSMIRSEKIPSFMTLLEAINDKYIMTKDTLGLDAEMLKEVQKQMHASLFEVVGMEKIGGKQSDLSHLVDVSVAYSPVSSAGNLSALTSLCALDVSATLLWNWKIVGDMVAQIPTLQEINLSNNRLVRPTDEDICSLVTKFHGLKKLILKKCALSSWPELVRLARLWPMIENLSLEDNEIRFITEESYEMALTNLQSLDLQNNQINDPQSIKSLGRLPALQELSLNGNGIRQIVFPEECPHTEKIALFPKLRVLYLRENPIANQCAIFNELDKLAALEHLTMDPDPSVSYEETVSRAVGSIAGLKTFNRSTVEEKLRRDSECDMWKMYAVQWYLIRNDAQQLKAFFKAHRMYPRVMERLGSPEQFLPDTRKVSNMLNLHLLNERTGEMHKKKVPKQINLQTLENLIVKLFGPPADRQGGLHLSLLDRKRDVRIPLEKHGKSLDFYSVEDQDTIVF; encoded by the exons ATGATACCACAGAGCCGACTAGAACTGGGAGCTCGCATCCGGATCGGCCAGCACTATGGAACCATTCGTTACATCGGAGAG GTGGCCAATACCGAAGGCGAATGGATCGGGGTTGAATGGGATGATCCACAACGGGGCAAACATTCCGGAACGGTGAACGGTGTGGAGTACTTTTTGACAAG AAATGAAAACGCAGGATCAATGATTCGTAGCGAAAAGATTCCTTCGTTTATGACTTTGCTGGAAGCTATAAATGATAAGTACATTATGACGAAGGATACTTTGGGCTTGGATGCGGAGATGTTGAAAGAGGTACAGAAGCAGATGCATGCGTCCTTGTTTGAG GTTGTTGGAATGGAGAAAATTGGTGGCAAACAGAGTGACCTAAGCCACTTGGTTGACGTTTCGGTGGCATATTCGCCGGTTAGTTCCGCGGGAAATTTGTCTGCTCTAACAAGTCTTTGTGCCCTGGACGTTTCGGCAACGCTTTTGTGGAATTGGAAAATTGTCGGCGATATGGTAGCACAGATTCCCACTCTGCAGGAAATTAATCTCTCTAATAATCGGTTGGTTAGACCGACAGATGAAGACATCTGCTCGTTGGTTACTAAATTCCATGGTTTGAAAAAACTTATATTGAAAAAGTGCGCCCTCAGCTCCTGGCCGGAGCTGGTGCGTTTGGCTCGACTGTGGCCGATGATTGAGAATCTCTCCCTCGAGGACAATGAAATACGTTTTATTACTGAAGAAAGTTACGAAATGGCACTGACAAATTTACAAAGTTTGGATCTTCAAAACAACCAGATTAACGATCCGCAATCTATTAAATCACTGGGTCGACTGCCTGCTCTACAGGAGCTATCGCTTAATGGTAATGGAATTCGTCAGATTGTGTTTCCGGAAGAGTGTCCCCATACGGAAAAGATCGCTCTATTTCCCAAGTTGCGCGTGCTTTACCTACGCGAAAATCCCATTGCAAATCAGTGTGCGATTTTTAACGAGTTAGATAAGTTGGCTGCCCTGGAACATTTGACCATGGACCCGGACCCGAGCGTGAGCTACGAGGAAACCGTTTCCCGTGCTGTCGGGTCGATCGCTGGCCTCAAGACGTTTAACCGCTCGACTGTTGAGGAAAAACTGCGTCGTGACTCGGAATGCGATATGTGGAAAATGTACGCCGTTCAGTGGTATTTGATTCGGAACGATGCCCAACAGTTGAAGGCATTTTTCAAGGCACATAGAATGTATCCGCGGGTAATGGAAA GACTGGGCAGCCCGGAACAGTTTCTTCCCGACACTCGTAAGGTGTCCAACATGCTGAATCTACATCTGTTGAACGAACGCACCGGAGAAATGCACAAGAAAAAGGTCCCCAAGCAGATAAATTTGCAAACTTTGGAGAACTTAATCGTCAAACTGTTCGGACCGCCGGCGGATCGGCAGGGTGGTCTGCACCTGTCGCTGCTGGACAGAAAACGAGACGTCCGGATTCCTCTAGAAAAACACGGCAAAAGTTTGGATTTCTATTCCGTCGAAGATCAGGATACCATTGTGTTCTAG